Proteins from a single region of Melanotaenia boesemani isolate fMelBoe1 chromosome 3, fMelBoe1.pri, whole genome shotgun sequence:
- the gpr37l1a gene encoding G-protein coupled receptor 37-like 1: MSPVWCVLLILLRTAELRTVPTAPESEPKSALTRTEDAGTVEMEESPSAERNSLTRVESSGLFNSIRVARGAKNGSSIKRDPLPQNSHGNPRRHDDPSGYFTTPRTYRYTSAPLRNSSSGLLNPLFPVTDGSYWAYAVMLLALILFAAGIVGNLALMCIVWHNFYLKSAWNCILAGLAFWDFLVLFFCLPVVVFHELTLKRLLGDLSCRLVPYLEVTSLGVATFSLCALSIDRFHAATGPVPHQTPKVEPCQSILSKLCVIWLGSMVLAAPELLLWQLMQETVSLPALSSDLQNQPAGSLMAALRARTDKFKVDVCVREPSEELPESIYALVLTYHEARMWWMFGCYLCLPLLFTLACDLVTRQVLAQRLPPKAINDKVMGRCSSSSSSSSSSAKKKQHGREQRLRSTVMALTILYITCNLPQSICDITLAYVSSPVTAALPAVVLPALALMEQFLLFVRCSATPVLLLCLCRSLGQAFMDCCCCCCEECLPDSNSSSSSSASTTATSPLSSPTTPSPSSLSPSSKDEALKIMLPAESAVYDREKDSTAALGTPC; encoded by the exons ATGAGCCCGGTTTGGTGTGTTTTGCTCATACTGCTGCGGACAGCGGAGCTCCGGACTGTCCCTACAGCTCCGGAGTCCGAGCCGAAGTCCGCGCTGACGCGGACGGAGGATGCCGGCACGGTGGAGATGGAGGAGTCTCCCTCCGCGGAGAGGAACTCTCTGACCCGGGTTGAAAGTTCAGGTCTTTTCAACTCCATACGAGTCGCTCGCGGTGCCAAAAACGGGAGTTCTATAAAAAGAGACCCACTTCCCCAGAACAGCCACGGGAACCCGCGACGGCACGACGACCCGAGCGGCTACTTCACCACACCGCGGACCTACCGCTACACCTCCGCCCCGCTCAGGAACTCCTCGTCCGGTCTCCTCAACCCGCTGTTCCCGGTCACGGACGGCTCCTACTGGGCGTACGCGGTGATGCTGCTCGCGCTCATCCTGTTCGCTGCAGGGATCGTGGGGAACCTCGCGCTCATGTGTATCGTGTGGCACAACTTCTACCTGAAGAGCGCGTGGAACTGTATCCTAGCCGGACTGGCTTTCTGGGATTTCCTCGTGCTGTTCTTCTGCCTCCCCGTCGTTGTCTTTCACGAGCTGACTTTAAAGAGGTTGCTAGGAGACCTGTCATGTCGGCTCGTGCCTTACCTGGAG GTGACCTCTCTGGGCGTGGCCACCTTCAGCCTCTGTGCTCTGAGTATCGATCGCTTCCACGCGGCCACCGGGCCCGTCCCACATCAGACTCCAAAGGTGGAGCCCTGTCAGTCCATCCTCTCCAAGCTCTGCGTCATCTGGTTGGGCTCCATGGTGCTGGCTGCccctgagctgctgctgtggcAGCTCATGCAGGAAACCGTCAGCCTACCGGCACTGTCCTCTGACCTACAAAACCAACCCGCAGGTTCGCTGATGGCGGCCTTAAGAGCTCGAACTGACAAGTTTAAGGTGGATGTTTGCGTTCGTGAGCCTTCTGAGGAGCTCCCAGAGAGCATCTATGCTCTGGTGCTGACCTACCACGAGGCCCGCATGTGGTGGATGTTTGGCTGCTACCTCTGTTTGCCTCTGCTCTTCACGCTGGCCTGCGACCTGGTGACACGGCAGGTGTTAGCCCAGCGTCTACCTCCAAAAGCCATTAATGACAAAGTGATGGGTAGatgttcctcctcctcttcttcctcatcatcctcagctAAGAAGAAGCAGCACGGGAGGGAGCAGAGGCTGCGCTCCACTGTGATGGCGCTCACCATCTTGTACATCACATGCAACCTACCACAAAGCATTTGTGACATCACCCTAGCATACGTGTCCAGCCCGGTGACGGCTGCTCTACCGGCTGTGGTTCTGCCTGCGTTGGCTCTCATGGAGCAGTTCCTGCTGTTTGTTCGTTGCTCGGCAACACCGGTGCTGTTGCTCTGTTTGTGTCGCTCTCTGGGCCAGGCCTTCATggactgctgctgttgctgctgcgaGGAGTGCCTCCCTGACAGCAactcatcttcatcttcctctgccTCAACCACCGCCACCTCCCCCCTTTCTTCACCTACGACACCTTCGCCATCTTCCCTGTCCCCCTCCAGCAAAGACGAGGCCCTAAAGATCATGTTGCCTGCTGAGTCAGCAGTCTATGACAGAGAGAAAGACTCTACAGCAGCTCTCGGGACGCCCTGCTGA